Proteins encoded within one genomic window of Cucumis sativus cultivar 9930 chromosome 3, Cucumber_9930_V3, whole genome shotgun sequence:
- the LOC105434994 gene encoding uncharacterized protein LOC105434994 produces the protein MDRSLLVSELTTTMKKNTKTTRKRKSCEENKQPLKVVYISNPMRVHTSASEFRALVQELTGRDAEFPDPTKFYPASSCEIMNDDDVEKKVVAAEGEEDEQELLIDSSCDDDFLRSSYESLEDILRRDVMENFGAISTSLFNPLV, from the coding sequence ATGGATCGAAGTTTACTAGTAAGTGAGCTAACGACGACGATGAAGAAGAACACGAAAACAACACGAAAAAGGAAATCATGTGAAGAAAATAAGCAACCGCTTAAAGTTGTATACATATCGAACCCGATGAGGGTTCACACAAGCGCATCTGAATTTAGAGCCTTAGTCCAAGAACTAACGGGACGAGATGCGGAGTTTCCTGACCCGACTAAGTTCTATCCAGCGTCGTCGTGCGAGATCatgaatgatgatgatgttgaGAAGAAAGTAGTAGCAGCAGAAGGAGAGGAGGATGAGCAAGAACTGTTGATTGATTCAAGCTGTGATGATGATTTCTTAAGGAGTTCATATGAAAGCTTGGAGGATATTTTGAGGAGAGATGTGATGGAGAACTTTGGAGCCATCTCTACATCTTTATTCAATCCTTTGGTTTAG